A window of Trueperaceae bacterium contains these coding sequences:
- a CDS encoding GntR family transcriptional regulator — MSIHLDFKEVGISDTSKLNRDVPIPLYFQLEQRLRERIEGGSLRPGDLLPTENELQEAFGVSRGTARKALESLSRAGLIRRERAIGSVVAQPKVQEPFTSLNSYVLALLDQGREVKTRFLPVDDGPVSSEALTALRLEPPGRVHRLARVIYLDGEPMNYAISVLKADAVPDFRLDSLRETGPDQSLYRALRVIYGKVLDSASIRVAPHLVSQKDAQALGVKPGTPAIRRTRVVFDEAGQPFIYEVSVFCHEFEILSHRRDP; from the coding sequence TTGTCTATACATTTAGACTTTAAGGAGGTAGGCATTAGCGACACCAGCAAACTCAACCGCGATGTCCCGATCCCGCTCTACTTCCAGCTTGAGCAGCGATTGCGCGAGCGCATCGAGGGAGGGAGCCTGCGGCCAGGCGACCTACTGCCTACCGAGAACGAGCTGCAGGAGGCGTTTGGCGTCAGCCGCGGCACGGCCAGGAAGGCCCTCGAAAGCCTGTCCCGCGCGGGGCTCATACGGCGGGAGCGGGCAATCGGCAGCGTAGTAGCTCAGCCCAAGGTGCAGGAGCCCTTCACGAGCCTGAACTCTTACGTCCTGGCCCTCCTTGATCAGGGCAGAGAGGTGAAGACCCGTTTCCTGCCCGTAGACGATGGTCCTGTCTCGTCCGAAGCCTTGACCGCCTTGCGCCTGGAGCCGCCGGGCCGCGTTCACCGCCTGGCGCGCGTCATCTATCTGGACGGCGAGCCGATGAACTACGCGATATCGGTCCTGAAGGCAGACGCGGTGCCTGACTTCCGGCTTGACAGCCTGCGGGAGACGGGACCGGATCAGTCGCTGTACCGGGCGCTGCGGGTGATCTACGGGAAGGTGTTGGACTCTGCGAGCATCAGGGTTGCTCCGCACCTGGTCTCCCAGAAGGACGCCCAAGCCCTTGGCGTGAAGCCAGGTACGCCGGCGATCCGCCGTACCCGCGTGGTCTTCGATGAGGCCGGGCAGCCTTTCATCTACGAGGTCTCGGTCTTCTGTCACGAGTTCGAGATCCTGAGCCACCGTCGTGACCCCTAG
- a CDS encoding MATE family efflux transporter: MPRATRIPREPSPRHEAAADPLFPSIGRLLGFAVPVTLAGVSVPLMGLLDIAVLGRLGDPAIIAGVGVAGTVLTAVLWCFSFLRFTTTGLVAQAVGRDDRQGVALQGLRPMVAAMAGGIALWLLQGPILSLGLTLIAPEPEVAAFSRAYFEVRVWGAPLTLTITTMSAWFMGQGAGRTVMLVQFFLNGLNAVLTLVLVLGLGRGVVGAAGATVLAELATVIMVVVLALRRLPLSLWRQPWSLVFERRAWRQLFAANADIVVRTLLLTICIALITERGARFGTLTLAANQVLLQTFLLVANLLDGVAIAAEVFVGRAVGAANAPALRHVVGRSAVLALAWGGLIALLVAPAAGFYLPLMTVSPELVEEARRYWPWMALLPLVSVWAFLADGIFFGSLRTWVLRNAMIVAALLYVAALLGLGAALGNHGLWLSLGILMAARTIAAALAWPTLVREVAGRVANPRLG; the protein is encoded by the coding sequence GTGCCCCGAGCGACGAGGATTCCCCGCGAACCCTCGCCGCGCCACGAGGCCGCCGCAGACCCCCTCTTCCCTAGCATCGGGCGACTGCTCGGTTTCGCGGTGCCCGTGACCCTCGCCGGCGTGTCCGTGCCGCTCATGGGCCTGCTCGATATCGCGGTTCTGGGGCGGCTGGGCGACCCGGCCATCATCGCCGGGGTCGGGGTGGCGGGCACGGTCCTCACCGCCGTGCTGTGGTGCTTCAGCTTCCTGCGTTTCACCACCACTGGCCTGGTGGCTCAGGCCGTCGGGCGCGACGACCGGCAAGGCGTCGCGCTGCAGGGCCTTCGGCCCATGGTCGCCGCGATGGCGGGCGGCATCGCGCTGTGGCTGCTGCAAGGGCCGATCCTCTCGCTCGGTCTGACGCTGATCGCGCCGGAGCCGGAGGTGGCGGCCTTCAGCCGCGCCTACTTCGAGGTGCGCGTCTGGGGTGCGCCTCTCACCCTGACGATCACGACCATGTCCGCCTGGTTCATGGGCCAGGGCGCCGGCCGCACCGTCATGCTCGTGCAGTTCTTCCTCAACGGCCTCAACGCCGTGCTCACCCTGGTGTTGGTCCTCGGTCTGGGTCGGGGCGTGGTCGGGGCCGCCGGCGCGACGGTGCTGGCCGAGCTGGCCACCGTCATCATGGTGGTGGTGCTGGCCTTGCGGCGCCTGCCGCTATCGCTGTGGCGTCAGCCCTGGAGTCTGGTCTTCGAGCGCCGCGCCTGGCGGCAGCTGTTCGCGGCCAACGCCGACATCGTGGTGCGCACGTTGCTGCTCACGATCTGCATCGCGCTCATCACCGAACGCGGAGCCCGGTTCGGCACCCTAACCCTAGCCGCCAACCAGGTGTTGCTGCAGACCTTCCTGCTGGTGGCCAACCTGCTCGATGGGGTGGCCATCGCGGCGGAGGTCTTCGTCGGTCGGGCCGTGGGTGCGGCCAACGCGCCGGCGCTGCGTCATGTGGTCGGCCGCAGCGCCGTGCTCGCCCTGGCGTGGGGCGGGCTCATCGCCCTACTCGTAGCGCCCGCCGCCGGCTTCTACCTCCCGCTCATGACGGTCAGCCCCGAGCTGGTGGAGGAGGCCAGGCGCTACTGGCCCTGGATGGCGCTGCTGCCGCTCGTCAGCGTCTGGGCCTTCCTGGCCGACGGCATCTTCTTCGGCTCCTTGCGCACCTGGGTACTGCGCAACGCCATGATCGTAGCGGCGCTGCTCTACGTCGCCGCGCTCCTAGGGCTTGGCGCGGCGCTGGGCAACCACGGCCTATGGTTGTCGCTCGGCATCCTGATGGCGGCAAGGACGATCGCCGCCGCCTTGGCTTGGCCCACCCTGGTGCGCGAGGTGGCCGGGCGCGTCGCGAACCCTCGGCTGGGGTAG
- a CDS encoding ABC transporter substrate-binding protein: MMYSGLSRLNAEGSPSPDLAESWEVSSDGLEYVFHLDADARWHDGEPVTAEDVKFTFEALLHPATNSVWASRYTLIAGAKAYRAGTAQTVEGVEVVDEHTVRITLEAPLAPFLSYVSLQTPIMPSHLLGGVAPADFEGNAFFDAPVGSGPYKFVRYESGQFVEYDAFEGFHLGDPGFGKLFLRIGTTDTLLVQLQRGEVQVAPLNPHEVELVATMPGVEVLSYPTSIVQAININLTRAPLQDVRVRQAIAYAIDRERLASIVLGEYGDVASSPLMAPDWVLTDDLTVYEYDLDKARSLLAEAGWDASTRLTLRYPSGNRPREAAAAVIQQALAAVGIQVDLNISDFATLNADAAAGNFDLLLLGNQTIGDPDYIASQYTSYTAPPSGVNYMHYANSRVDELLEAGRTTTDQAERYGLYSEFQQIVTAELPKVFLYVDPEIYAVATDLEGISPANGVGLLRSLYWNIFEWRPKGN; encoded by the coding sequence ATGATGTACAGCGGACTCTCGCGCCTGAACGCGGAGGGGTCGCCGTCTCCGGACCTGGCGGAGAGCTGGGAAGTCAGCAGCGACGGCCTCGAATACGTGTTCCATCTCGACGCCGACGCGCGGTGGCACGATGGTGAGCCGGTCACGGCCGAGGACGTCAAGTTCACTTTCGAGGCTCTCCTTCACCCCGCCACGAACAGCGTATGGGCCAGCAGGTACACGTTGATCGCGGGTGCCAAGGCTTATCGGGCTGGAACCGCACAGACGGTCGAAGGCGTCGAAGTGGTCGACGAGCACACGGTCCGCATCACGCTCGAAGCGCCCCTCGCACCTTTCCTCTCCTACGTGAGCCTCCAGACCCCGATCATGCCAAGCCACCTCCTGGGTGGCGTGGCGCCCGCCGACTTCGAGGGCAACGCCTTCTTCGACGCGCCGGTCGGCAGCGGGCCCTACAAGTTCGTGCGTTACGAGTCCGGGCAGTTCGTAGAGTACGACGCTTTCGAGGGCTTCCATCTCGGCGATCCCGGCTTCGGAAAGCTCTTCCTCCGCATCGGGACTACGGACACGCTTCTCGTCCAGTTGCAACGCGGTGAGGTGCAGGTTGCACCCCTGAACCCTCACGAGGTCGAGCTGGTCGCGACCATGCCTGGTGTCGAGGTCCTCTCGTACCCGACGTCCATCGTCCAGGCCATCAACATCAACCTGACGCGCGCGCCGCTGCAGGACGTGCGGGTTCGCCAGGCGATCGCCTACGCTATCGACCGCGAGAGGCTCGCGTCCATCGTGCTCGGCGAGTACGGCGATGTCGCGAGCTCACCGCTCATGGCTCCCGACTGGGTCCTTACCGACGACCTGACGGTGTACGAGTACGACCTGGACAAGGCCCGCTCGCTCCTCGCGGAAGCCGGCTGGGACGCCTCGACTCGTCTGACGCTGCGCTACCCCAGCGGGAATCGGCCTCGCGAGGCCGCCGCTGCTGTCATCCAGCAGGCGCTCGCGGCCGTCGGTATCCAGGTAGACCTCAACATCTCCGACTTCGCCACCCTCAACGCGGATGCCGCCGCCGGCAACTTCGACCTCCTGCTGCTCGGCAACCAGACTATCGGCGACCCCGACTACATCGCCAGCCAGTACACGTCTTACACGGCACCGCCGTCTGGCGTGAACTACATGCACTACGCCAACTCGCGCGTCGACGAACTGCTCGAGGCGGGCCGGACGACGACCGACCAGGCCGAACGTTACGGCCTCTATAGCGAGTTCCAGCAGATCGTCACCGCTGAGCTTCCCAAGGTCTTCCTCTACGTCGATCCCGAGATCTACGCGGTCGCGACTGATCTAGAAGGCATCTCGCCCGCCAACGGTGTCGGGCTCCTCCGCAGCCTGTACTGGAACATCTTCGAATGGCGGCCGAAAGGGAACTAA
- a CDS encoding dipeptidase: MPQRDATPAQPLAEAKRLHERFITIDACAPILNDLDNAYFWLDGMATCGFATLALPEHSLAETTLRIAKWYQQARKYETTVLQVLDVSDIRKAKAQGKLGVVLAFQSTNALGNDWAMVELYHRLGVRAMLLAYNQGEAGGDGCLEPRNGGLTRFGRQVIVEMNRVGMLVDLSHCGVRTALEAAEASSEPVAITHTGAKAVYDHPRTVPDELLIAVAARGGVIGINSHPAFIDGTSSPPLTSVVDHLDHVVELVGVQHVGLGLDFSQHPDANGMSLARYAKLLEEGLWTPQTLVSPPWYYPIPSPAEIPLLTVELLGRGYSESDIDAILGGNFMRLLEAVWKPGHATPAIAKT; encoded by the coding sequence ATGCCCCAACGAGACGCAACGCCAGCCCAGCCACTCGCCGAAGCCAAGCGGCTCCACGAGCGGTTCATCACGATCGACGCGTGCGCGCCGATCCTTAACGACTTAGACAACGCCTACTTCTGGCTGGACGGGATGGCCACTTGCGGCTTCGCGACGCTGGCCCTGCCGGAGCACAGTCTCGCGGAGACCACACTGCGGATCGCGAAATGGTACCAGCAGGCCCGCAAGTACGAGACCACCGTCCTCCAGGTCCTCGATGTGAGCGATATCAGGAAGGCGAAGGCACAAGGCAAGCTCGGGGTCGTGCTTGCGTTCCAATCGACGAACGCCTTGGGAAACGACTGGGCGATGGTCGAGCTCTACCACCGCCTGGGGGTTCGGGCGATGCTGTTGGCCTACAACCAAGGTGAGGCGGGCGGTGACGGCTGCTTAGAACCACGGAACGGCGGTCTGACCCGGTTCGGTCGTCAGGTCATCGTCGAGATGAACCGCGTCGGCATGCTCGTTGACCTCTCGCACTGTGGGGTCCGAACCGCGCTCGAGGCTGCCGAGGCCTCGAGCGAACCCGTGGCGATAACCCACACGGGCGCTAAGGCCGTCTACGATCATCCCCGAACCGTTCCCGACGAGCTACTCATCGCCGTCGCGGCTCGCGGTGGCGTGATCGGCATCAACAGCCACCCGGCCTTCATCGACGGGACCTCGTCGCCGCCGCTCACCAGCGTCGTGGATCACCTCGACCATGTCGTCGAGCTAGTAGGGGTCCAGCATGTCGGGCTCGGTCTGGACTTCTCACAGCACCCCGATGCGAACGGCATGTCGTTGGCGCGTTACGCGAAGCTACTCGAGGAAGGGCTCTGGACGCCACAGACCCTGGTCTCCCCGCCCTGGTACTACCCCATCCCGAGCCCAGCGGAGATCCCGCTCCTGACCGTCGAACTCCTCGGGCGAGGCTACTCGGAATCCGACATCGACGCGATCCTGGGCGGCAACTTCATGCGCCTCCTGGAGGCCGTCTGGAAACCCGGCCACGCGACCCCTGCCATAGCCAAGACGTGA
- a CDS encoding ABC transporter permease codes for MSASVRSARLARPAGVVGQLRQFLRYPPTAISLALLATVIAIAVFATDVAPHDPFAIGLATPRSMPTGANPLGVDSIGRDVLSRLIFGARASLLVGFGAVAIQAVLGIAAGVTAGYFRGPVDAVLMRVADVILSFPLFVVVVAAVAIVGPSITNVILVVGLLGWPRMARIVRSQVLSLRNELFIEALGALGAGHRRILFNHILPNLIPTVLITATFEVARAILLEASLSFLGMGVQPPVPSWGNILAEAQSLLVLQRMPWLWVPAGFALMAVILSVNFVGDGLRNALDPRQRS; via the coding sequence GTGAGCGCTTCCGTGAGGAGCGCGCGGCTCGCGAGGCCGGCGGGCGTCGTGGGGCAGCTCCGTCAGTTCCTGCGGTACCCCCCTACGGCCATAAGCCTGGCGCTGCTCGCGACGGTTATCGCGATCGCCGTCTTCGCCACGGACGTCGCACCCCACGACCCCTTCGCGATAGGCCTCGCCACCCCCCGCAGCATGCCAACCGGTGCCAACCCCCTTGGCGTCGATTCGATCGGCCGCGATGTCCTCAGCCGGCTGATCTTCGGCGCGAGAGCCTCCCTGCTGGTCGGGTTCGGCGCGGTCGCGATCCAGGCCGTCTTGGGCATCGCTGCCGGCGTGACAGCAGGTTACTTCCGAGGTCCCGTCGACGCGGTACTTATGCGGGTCGCGGACGTCATCCTCTCCTTCCCGCTCTTCGTGGTCGTGGTCGCCGCCGTCGCCATCGTGGGGCCCAGCATCACCAATGTGATCCTCGTGGTTGGCCTGCTAGGTTGGCCACGCATGGCGCGCATCGTCCGCTCCCAAGTGCTCTCGCTACGGAACGAGCTCTTCATCGAGGCGCTGGGCGCGTTGGGCGCCGGTCATCGACGCATCCTCTTCAATCACATCCTGCCCAACCTCATACCTACGGTCCTCATCACGGCGACCTTCGAGGTCGCGCGCGCGATCCTCTTGGAGGCCAGCCTCAGCTTCCTTGGCATGGGCGTGCAGCCACCTGTCCCCAGTTGGGGCAACATCCTAGCCGAGGCTCAGTCCCTTCTCGTCCTGCAGCGGATGCCATGGCTGTGGGTTCCCGCCGGCTTCGCCCTCATGGCGGTCATCCTCTCGGTCAACTTCGTAGGGGATGGCCTAAGAAACGCGCTCGATCCACGCCAACGCAGTTGA
- a CDS encoding ABC transporter permease has product MSRLIFKRLVMLIPLLFGVSLFAFLLISTAPGDPVAALINPVDSSIDVTALEARRQALGLRDSLPVRYARWVGQLLTGNLGRSYATGRPVLAEMLNRVGATTQLAFTAVAVGLAIGVLAGAASALRRGTWLDTLITLAGFLVVATPPFFLGLALIFLLSLQLNLFPTGGMLTLGSGGGLGDRLSHLVMPAIVLALPFITEVTRYTRGGLIDVLKQDFIRTARGKGLRPRRVVLVHALRNALMPLVTITALALPTLLGGAIITETVFQWPGLGTLTIDAVHQRDYPIILAVTLFSALTVIAANLLADIAYSVVDPRVRYEP; this is encoded by the coding sequence GTGAGCAGGCTAATCTTCAAGCGGCTCGTGATGTTGATCCCGCTCCTGTTCGGGGTGTCGCTGTTCGCCTTTCTGCTGATCTCGACGGCACCGGGCGATCCCGTCGCCGCCCTGATCAACCCGGTCGACTCGAGCATCGACGTGACGGCGCTTGAAGCGCGCAGACAAGCCCTTGGCCTGAGAGACTCCCTACCCGTCAGGTACGCCCGATGGGTAGGGCAACTCCTCACCGGCAACCTCGGCCGCTCTTACGCGACGGGCAGGCCCGTGCTTGCCGAGATGCTGAACCGGGTTGGAGCGACCACCCAACTGGCGTTCACGGCGGTCGCGGTCGGGCTGGCGATCGGGGTGCTCGCAGGCGCCGCTTCCGCGCTTAGACGCGGCACCTGGCTCGACACCCTGATCACCTTGGCAGGCTTCCTGGTGGTAGCCACACCGCCGTTCTTCCTGGGGCTCGCGCTGATCTTCCTGCTGTCTTTGCAGTTGAACCTCTTCCCGACGGGAGGCATGCTGACTCTGGGCTCGGGTGGCGGGCTAGGGGACCGGTTGAGCCATCTCGTGATGCCTGCGATCGTCCTCGCTCTGCCGTTCATCACCGAAGTCACCCGCTACACGCGTGGCGGGCTCATAGACGTACTGAAGCAGGACTTCATTCGCACGGCCCGTGGCAAGGGTCTACGTCCTCGACGCGTGGTTCTCGTGCACGCGTTGCGCAACGCCCTCATGCCCCTGGTAACGATCACGGCGTTGGCCCTGCCGACGCTGCTCGGCGGCGCGATAATCACCGAGACGGTGTTCCAGTGGCCCGGGCTCGGAACCCTGACCATCGACGCGGTGCACCAGCGCGATTACCCGATCATCCTAGCCGTGACTCTCTTCTCCGCGCTGACGGTGATAGCGGCCAACCTGCTGGCCGACATCGCGTACTCGGTGGTAGACCCACGGGTCAGGTATGAACCGTGA
- a CDS encoding SIMPL domain-containing protein (The SIMPL domain is named for its presence in mouse protein SIMPL (signalling molecule that associates with mouse pelle-like kinase). Bacterial member BP26, from Brucella, was shown to assemble into a channel-like structure, while YggE from E. coli has been associated with resistance to oxidative stress.), translated as MNTHAHSNLSTLRMAALLAAAVLTFTFLGAPAAAQAAGTGITVTGSGTVYGEPDVATVELGFVATAADVRQALDEADTVLAAIQQAVVASGVQSPDVRTTGFYVWREQVYDRDGNPGEVRFQVRHAYQVTVRDITKVGDVISAAVDAGANEVGGIQMSVADPSALASAARELAMTDARAKATELATLGAVDLGAPIAISELGSAPAYSGFGAVAQARDAMSAMSSVETGQLAVTVQVQVTFAID; from the coding sequence ATGAACACCCATGCCCACTCCAACCTATCGACCCTACGTATGGCGGCCCTGCTTGCCGCGGCCGTCCTGACCTTCACCTTCCTAGGCGCACCCGCCGCGGCCCAGGCGGCAGGCACCGGCATCACGGTCACGGGCAGCGGCACCGTTTACGGCGAACCGGACGTGGCCACAGTCGAACTGGGCTTCGTAGCCACCGCGGCTGACGTGCGCCAAGCCCTCGACGAGGCCGACACCGTGCTGGCGGCCATCCAGCAAGCCGTCGTGGCCTCGGGGGTGCAGTCACCAGACGTGCGTACCACGGGCTTCTACGTCTGGCGCGAGCAGGTATACGACCGCGACGGCAACCCCGGCGAGGTGCGCTTCCAGGTACGCCATGCCTACCAGGTGACGGTACGCGACATAACCAAGGTGGGCGACGTGATCTCGGCGGCGGTCGACGCCGGCGCGAACGAGGTGGGCGGCATCCAGATGTCGGTGGCCGACCCCTCCGCACTGGCCAGCGCCGCGCGCGAGCTGGCGATGACCGACGCCCGCGCCAAGGCCACCGAGCTGGCGACCTTGGGCGCCGTTGACCTCGGCGCCCCCATCGCCATCAGCGAGCTGGGCTCCGCCCCCGCCTACTCGGGTTTCGGCGCGGTAGCACAGGCGCGCGACGCTATGAGCGCCATGAGCAGCGTCGAGACCGGCCAGTTGGCGGTAACGGTGCAAGTGCAGGTGACCTTCGCGATCGATTGA
- a CDS encoding TerC family protein — protein MEWLTSPAAWVALASLTVLEIVLGIDNIVFISILAGKLPAEQRERARVFGLALAMLTRIALLFSISLLSRLTAPLFSLFGMEITGRDLVFLLGGVFLIFKATQEIHERLEGPRPAHHGAAAPAVATFAGVITQIALLDVVFSLDSVITAVGMADHLAIMIAAVVIAVGVMMLSVNAVAGFVERHPTVKMLALSFLLLIGTTLVAEGLGQHVPKGYVYFAMGFSVMVELFNLRARAVREPVTLYERGPRADTDTPA, from the coding sequence GTGGAATGGCTAACCAGTCCGGCCGCTTGGGTGGCGCTCGCCTCCCTCACCGTCCTCGAGATCGTCCTCGGGATCGACAACATCGTCTTCATCTCCATCCTGGCCGGCAAGCTGCCGGCGGAGCAGCGGGAGCGCGCCCGCGTGTTCGGCTTGGCCTTGGCCATGCTGACGCGCATCGCCCTGCTCTTCTCCATCAGCCTCCTGTCTCGCCTGACGGCACCCCTCTTCTCGCTGTTCGGCATGGAGATAACCGGCCGCGACCTCGTGTTCCTGCTCGGGGGCGTGTTCCTGATCTTCAAAGCCACTCAGGAGATCCACGAACGCCTGGAAGGCCCGCGGCCGGCGCACCACGGCGCGGCCGCTCCAGCGGTGGCCACCTTCGCCGGGGTCATCACGCAGATCGCGCTGCTGGACGTCGTGTTCTCGCTCGACTCCGTGATCACGGCCGTCGGCATGGCCGACCACCTGGCGATCATGATCGCGGCCGTGGTCATAGCGGTGGGCGTGATGATGCTGTCGGTCAACGCGGTGGCCGGCTTCGTGGAGCGCCACCCGACCGTGAAGATGCTGGCGCTCTCGTTCCTGCTCCTCATCGGCACCACGCTGGTGGCGGAAGGCCTGGGCCAGCACGTGCCGAAGGGGTACGTCTACTTCGCCATGGGCTTCAGCGTCATGGTCGAGCTCTTCAACCTACGAGCCCGCGCCGTGCGTGAGCCGGTGACGCTCTACGAGCGCGGGCCGCGGGCCGATACCGATACGCCGGCCTGA